The following nucleotide sequence is from Aquarana catesbeiana isolate 2022-GZ linkage group LG08, ASM4218655v1, whole genome shotgun sequence.
AGAAGTAACTAACAAAGGAGGTGAGCTGCTCTTCAAAGATCCCCTTGCCTGATGACTGGGCAACAAATGGCCATTCTTCCTGGATGACTGTGAAGGCCCACTCTGATTAAATGAGCTTCCATAATGTTAAAAGGTTCTATACATCATTACATTTATAGCATTGCAATGAGTAAGTTCCGCAGAAGTAACAAACAAGGGAGCTAAACTGGTCTTCAAAGATCCTGTTGCCTGATGACTGGGCAGTAAGTGGTCATGTTCCCTGGATAACAGAAGGGTAGGAACTCATTCGAGGTCATACGAATTGTATTAACACTTGATAAGACATACGTCCTCCATACATCTTGTCTCACCAGCTGGTCATTGAACAAAAAGGGTCCTTGGCTACCACCCCAGGTTGAAACTGTCTCATCAATAGTCTACTTAGCCCCATGGAACTAAGCTTAGGGGTGCTTCCTTGTATGGtcataatattaaaataaaaattgttaCCAACAACTTCTCTGTTAGAAATGTTTCTTACATAGATGAGAAAACCTATTTGGTCTGTGCAAACAAAAttgtataaatatacatttttttctttttactaaacAAAATACAACATAACGTTAAgtctaaaactcaataaaaaatacattttcaaaaaagttatgtCTGAAGATTTTAGTGCATGTAAAGTTTTTCCTTGTGTTGGGTTAAGGCAGGCCATAAATTGTGCGATTTTTCTTTGCGCTTGATTTccccacagtcagtgttgatgggggaatccctcttgtggagctattgtgttctcccgttGGTGTCCCTgttgggagaacacaatgattattgctagaggctatagccactggcaataattgcaagctagaaatctgacatgctacatagttacatagttggtgaggttgaaaaaagacacaagtccatcaagtgtgcttttatgttaatattacattgtatatccctgtatgctgtggtcgttaaggtgcccatctaattgtttttttgaaattatcgatgctccctgctgaaaccactgcttgtgaaagagaattccatatccttaccgctcttataccctgtacacacggtcggacattgatcggacattccgacaacaaaatcctaggattttttccgacggatgttggctcaaacttgtcttgcatacacacggtcacacaaagttgtaggaaaatccgattgttctgaacgcggtgacgtaaaacacgtacgtcgggactataaacgggtcagtagccaatagctttcatctcttaatttattctgagcacgcgtggcactttgtgcgtcggatttgtgtacacacgatcggaatttccgacaacggattttgttgtcggaaaattttatagcaagctctcaaactttgtgtgtcggaaaatccaatggaaaatgtgtgatggagcccacacacggtcggaattcccgacgacaaggtcctatcacacatttgcaatcggaaaatcctgtcgtgtgtacggggcattacaataaagaaccccctaagcagtttaaggttaaaccacttctcttctaattttagtgaatggccacgtcttttttaatttccttgcaccatgtcttggtaggtttgcagttgtgccatactctttccattttcggatgatggattgaacagagctccatgagatgttcaaagcttgggatattttttttataacctaaccctgctttaaacttctccacaactttatctctgaccttaaACGTATAACGTGAAAAAAACCCACACTATGAAAATGGCTAAATTAGCTTAGTGGTAATTTTAGTAATATAGAAAAAGCTGGTCCCCTCAAAGTGCTGGCTTTGTCTAGTTTGGGGTGTATAAtttcttcttatggctttcttcttgtcactcttccataaaggccaggtttgtggagagcacaactaatggttgtcctgtggacagattctcccacctgtgctgtggatctctgcagctcctccagagttaccatgggccttttggctgcttctctgatgaatgctgtctttgcccggcctgtcagtttaggtggacggccatgtcttggtaggtctgcagttgtgccatactctttccattttcagatgatgggttgaacagtgccccatgagatgttcaaagcttgggatattttttttataacctaacccatctttaatcttctccacaactttatccctgacctgtctgatgtgttccttggccttcatgatgctgtttgttcactaaggttctctaacaaacctctgagagcttcacagaacagctgtatttgtactgagattaaattacacacaggcggactctttttactaattagctgacttctgaaggaaattggttccaatatatacaaatacacgccacacttttcagatatttatttgtaacaaaagttgaaaaccatttatcatttttccttccacttcacgattatgtgccactttgtgttggtctatcacataaaatcccaataaaatacatttctggttgtaacatgacaaaatgtggaaaatttcaaggggtcgaatactttttcaaggcactgtatactgttaTCTAAAATTTTATTTTAACGTCATACTTGTGGTATAAGTGTTATGTTAGTGGAGAACTAAATGgggttatcttatttttttattagcaatatttttttttttttttcaattattaccAAAAGGAAAAGACATCACGATTCATCCAAATACACAAAGTAACAGAGACTATAAAAAGGTAAAATACTTCGATCTTAGCCATCAGCTGATATTACAGACATTCTTTCAGGATCTTTCCCCCGGTTTTTCCTCTGCTCATGTACTGGCTCGGATAATCCTTCTCTGCGCAGCAAATATGCCATTTGTCTCATCAACATTTACACTGTGTAGATTATAGGCCTGGGTAATATCTTGTGGCACATATGCATGCTTTCTCAACATGTGCGTTTTCAAATTTTTTCTGAGAAGACAAAGGCTACACTCAGGGCATATCACATTTACTCTGGCTGTAGCTACAGATTTGGAGGATTGTGGGCTTGACACTGGAGAGGATGCTGCGGGTGGTGATATCAGCACTGGAGAGGATGCAGCGGGTGGTGGTATCGGCACTGGAGAGGACTCAGCGGGTGGTGGTTTCGGCACTGGAGAGGACTCAGCAGGTGGTGGTTTCGGCACTGCAGAAACTTCACACAAAAATAAATGCCTTTCCATATCCATCCTGCGTATGACTGTTCTTTTACAGAGGTGGCAGTGATAATGTCCCACCCGCCGGCACGGTTGCCTGCACCGGCGTATGGTTTTGTGCACATCTGAATGCTTTCTCAACATGTGTGCTTTCAAGTTTTTACTGAGAAGGCGGTGGCTACACTGAGGGCAATTCACAAATTCGGCCAATACTTTGGCTGTATCTGGAGCAGGTGGCAGTGCATATGTGTGTTCTACCACAGATGTGGAGGATTGTGGGTTTGACACTGAAGAGGGCGCTGCGGGTggtgggatcggcactggagaggatGCTGCCGGTggtgggatcggcactggagaggatTCTGCCGGTGGTGGGATCGGCACAGGAGAGGATTCTGCCGGTGGTGGGATCGGCACAGGAGAGGATTCTGCCGGTGGTGGGATCGGCACAGGAGAGGATTCTGCCGGTGGTGGGATCGGCACAGGAGAGGATTCTGCCGGTGGTGGGATCGGCAAAGGAGAGGATTCTGCCGGTGGTGGGATCGGCACAGGAGAGGATTCTGCCGGTGGTGGGATCGGCACAGGAGAGGATGCTGCCGGTGGTGGGATCAGCAATGCAGCGATACTACACAACGGTAAATGCCTTTCCATATCCATCCTGCGTATAATTGTCCTTTTACAGAAGTGGCAGTGATAATGTCCCACCCGCCGGCATGGTTGCCTGCACCGGCGTATGATTTtgtctgcaagagaaaaaaaataaaatattaataaactgcaattaaaaaaaattcaaccaaATTTTACAACTTTCTcggtgtgcacatttttttttttttttttttagccctggttcacagcgAATCTGACtttgaaatcgcacgatttcaaagccgcatgccAGAGCGACCTAAGGTGTGACTCGGCTGACATCAGTGCGACTGCGCAGATaaaatcgccaaaaatagtgcaggaaccactTTTTCAAATCTCTGTGGCACTGAAAAGTCGGCGTTtgcactcattggaaatcatggggaaatcatggggtacgacttgtcatgcgactttgcagtcccaagtctcgcactagtggaaaccgacccaaaagaaggaaacctgcttctttagaaatgggaagtacatctttTGACTACTCAGATGTAGTGTCGGTTTTCTCCCAGCCAACAGCTGGCTTTACAGCCTGGACATAGGGCTGAACTAGGAAAGTTGAAGTTCGAGCTCTTCTGAGGTATCCTCAGATGGCCCCCccatcatccagatgtctaggagggatACTTGCTGCGTGGTGAGAGGATTCTCTGGAGGATGGGCCAAGAAGAGTTAACTTCTCTGGAGGAGATTGAGCCAATTGCTGCAATAGAAGTGCTGTTGCTCATTCCGCTATGTAACCCCTGCCCATCTTTGAGTAGGACAGCTTTACCTGTTAACCCTCTGACTCTCTGTATGCTGCAGagactctaaaacagcttttgcagaccaattggctggtaatggAATGACCCCGCATGCTTGgcatttagggatttgagagttggtgaatgtgaagaacTTTGTCTTTTCACAGATGAACCCTTGCCGCTTGCATGGTATCCTGATCTGGATGGTGTGCCCTGGTTGGGGCCTTCATAGGTTTGTTTGTGTCGCCTTGATGTCCACTTGGACTTCTCCTGGCgtacaaggctgaaatacataaacgTGCCAGCAaaagtgctctcttttttttttttattactgaccTGGACGACGGTCCCTACtttaaatgttggagagggtcttgttcGGGTGGCGTACTGCTTATTTTAGACACCAAACAGAAAAAGCATTTAGAGAAGGATAAAATGAGTTAGCGACTGGTATTTCAGCTGAAGCAAGGAAACGGTATTCCTGagtagagaaaaagaaagaaattacatgtaCTGTTGgcaaaaaacaaggtcccctcCAAGAGCTCCCCCCATAGGCAACCATTTAAGATGACAACAGGCTGCCATGCTGAAAGCCCCTagtaataaacaatggagaggggagggacatcttgtggaagatacaaccctctaaaaaatgattttgacaaacaagggcaaaaaaaaaaaaaaaaatgtaaaatttgcccctattcaagatggccaccacaACCTCAGGCCAGACTGGGCATGCGCGGCCTGGCGGCACTAGGGCTCCtggcgtccgcgcatgcgcagaacgggcAGGAAGACGCCGAGGGACTCAGAAAAGCCGGTGAGTGGTGCGCACCGCCCACTATAGCAACCAGGAATAaaggtacaatatcacaaggaggggaaggtggtgggggaggaagaaagtgAAGAAGAGGGGAACGCAAAGAAAGGAAAGCGAGAGAGAATGGATGAGAGGAGGGAGAAATGGaaggctaagtgaaaaatagatatagctgcGTTCTCTGCTGTAGGCTTGAGCAAATGCCAgaatataaatgcagataggagctcttagttaagagacaacGGCTGTCCCAAAAGGTCCACAGAAAGGGGCTCCCCATCTTATCAgcgcatttagctgcccaagaatagggactgcacctgggagaggctgaacccaactGGAATCTGCCGGCTGCAGAGGTAAGGAACGTTCGATCACCATTCACCGACCATGAGGtatggagggaaaaaaaaggagaatgctgggagtgcattaatccttttcttttataacatttactggtcctgagggaggagccaaggcggagcttgtcacaggtatgctgccatggaggcaccaggaaaacattattataaaagaagaaataaaagctaaaaaaaaagctgaaatacctagcaacaaatgatgcaacatataatagttttctctattggctaacaaaaaaaacgccaaaaacgctgcatacaaacgcggaaaaaaaaaacaaaaaacgctggAAAAGCACTCAAAGACGCTCCGCTCAGGTGTTAATGCAGCCTAAGTGCAAGGTATAATAATTACACAAGAAAATATATGATTTCCAAAATGATGGGAAGTTTAAAGCCAACAAACCTTTGAACCGGAATACTTTTTTCACGTGGGGATCCATGTGTGTGTCCCAATCTTGGCCCTGTTAGTTGGCAAAAAGGACAATGAAATGGTGTTTAGAAACATGGATTGCATTCTTCTTCCAACATAAACATCAACTTCCttctaaaaaatactaaaaatttcaacttaaccacttaaggaccgagcctctttctaagatttgttgtttacaagttaaaaacagtttttttttatagaaaattacttagaaccccccaaacgttatacattttttttctaagaccctagagaataaaatggcggtcgttgcaatacttttctgtcacaccgtatttgtgcagcggtcttacaagcgcactttatttggaaaaaaatacacttttttgaattaaaaaataagacaacagtaaagttgcccattttttttttatcttgtgaaagataatgttacgccaagtaaattgacacccaacatgtcacgcttcaaaactgcgcccgctcgtggaatggcgaaaaacttttacccttcaaaacctccataggcgacgtttaaaaaattctacaggtttcatgttttgagctacagaggaggtctagtgctagaattattgctctcgctctaccgattgtggccatacctcacatgtgaacaccgttttcatatgcgggcgctactcacgtatgcattcgcttctgcatgtgagttCGGCGGGagggggcgtgtttaaaaaaatatgtttagttttttttctcttatttatttcaccttttattttttatttttacactgttctttaaaaaaaaaaaaaaaaattgtgtcacttttattcctattacaagaaatgtaaacatcccttataatagaaaaaaagcatgacaggacctcttatatatgagatctggggtcaaaaagaacctcagatctcatatttacactaaaatgcaataaaaaataaaaataaaaaatgttgtcatttgaaaaaaaaaaaaaaaaatgactctttaagagctatgggcggaagttttgacgtcgcttccgccct
It contains:
- the LOC141106619 gene encoding uncharacterized protein, translating into MDPHVKKVFRFKDKIIRRCRQPCRRVGHYHCHFCKRTIIRRMDMERHLPLCSIAALLIPPPAASSPVPIPPPAESSPVPIPPPAESSPLPIPPPAESSPVPIPPPAESSPVPIPPPAESSPVPIPPPAESSPVPIPPPAESSPVPIPPPAASSPVPIPPPAAPSSVSNPQSSTSVVEHTYALPPAPDTAKVLAEFVNCPQCSHRLLSKNLKAHMLRKHSDVHKTIRRCRQPCRRVGHYHCHLCKRTVIRRMDMERHLFLCEVSAVPKPPPAESSPVPKPPPAESSPVPIPPPAASSPVLISPPAASSPVSSPQSSKSVATARVNVICPECSLCLLRKNLKTHMLRKHAYVPQDITQAYNLHSVNVDETNGIFAAQRRIIRAST